A genomic stretch from Aedes albopictus strain Foshan chromosome 2, AalbF5, whole genome shotgun sequence includes:
- the LOC109425709 gene encoding protein FAM136A, whose product MVEQQKQRIELELSRRVDELDRTILRKMQGEMHECAARCCRDTNASMDSVQRCIEACSTPVQRAQQHVEQELGNFNNRLQRCVMDCNDSIKDKMGPKPSDEDISKYTSMFERCAIKCVDKHVDILPGLFKSMHQVLGNK is encoded by the exons ATGGTGGAACAACAGAAGCAAAGGATCGAGCTGGAATTGTCTCGCCGCGTAGATGAATTGGACCGCACAATCTTGCGTAAGATGCAG ggcgaaatgcacgaatgtgCTGCACGTTGCTGTAGGGATACCAACGCCAGTATGGATTCTGTACAGCGCTGCATAGAGGCATGCTCGACACCGGTACAGCGTGCTCAGCAACATGTGGAGCAAGAGTTGGGCAATTTCAATAATCGCCTGCAACGTTGCGTCATGGATTGTAATGATTCCATAAAAGATAAAATGGGTCCCAAACCGTCAGACGAGGACATCTCCAAGTACACCTCGATGTTCGAACGCTGTGCAATCAAATGCGTTGACAAACATGTAGATATACTGCCTGGGTTGTTTAAATCCATGCACCAGGTGCTAGGGAACAAATAG